A window of Ictidomys tridecemlineatus isolate mIctTri1 chromosome 15, mIctTri1.hap1, whole genome shotgun sequence contains these coding sequences:
- the LOC144370904 gene encoding uncharacterized protein LOC144370904 produces MGNTLTTPLSLTLDHWQDVQKRANNLSVTVKKKKWKTLCASEWPTFNTSWPPEGTFNIDSILQVKSRIFIQGPQGHPDQIPYIITWEDLASTPPSWVAPFSPPKSPSSSSPLEPSAPLLPVPPLLPPQTSQLYPVLDKSETSTKPGATPKKVLPPEDSALIDLLADEPPPYQPQPLPALGSNPPSSEEEEDDQEGPTASAPPDPSPMVGQLRGRRDHTAPGDTSRVLPLRQMGGPNGQYQYWPFSASDLYNWKTHNPSFAKDPVALTSLIESILVTHQPRRNKKFSWKLAKMYQGMMGDLPNSQI; encoded by the coding sequence ATGGGGAACACCCTAACTACCCCTTTGAGCCTTACTCTAGATCATTGGCAGGACGTCCAAAAGCGCGCAAACAACTTGTCCGTGACggtcaaaaagaagaaatggaaaactctctgtgcctcagaatggcctACATTCAATACCAGCTGGCCTCCTGAAGGAACCTTTAACATTGATTCTATCTTACAGGTGAAGTCTCGAATCTTCATCCAAGGTCCTCAGGGACACCCTGATCAAATACCCTATATTATTACTTGGGAAGATTTAGCTTCCACGCCACCCTCCTGGGtagctcctttctctcctcctaagtctccttcttcttcttctcccctcgAGCCCTCTGCCCCTCTCCTTCCAGTTCCTCCTCTTCTACCCCCTCAAacctcccaactttaccctgttcTCGACAAATCTGAAACTTCAACTAAGCCAGGGGCAACACCAAAGAAGGTTTTGCCACCAGAAGACTCAGCCCTAATTGACCTGCTAGCTGATGAGCCTCCTCCTtatcagccccagcccttgccagCCCTTGGGTCCAATCCACCTTCCtcggaggaagaagaagatgacCAAGAGGGTCCAACAGCCAGTGCTCCCCCAGATCCATCCCCCATGGTGGGACAGCTCCGAGGACGACGGGATCACACTGCACCAGGGGACACTTCTAGAGTTCTCCCCCTGCGGCAAATGGGGGGTCCCAATGGCCAATATCAGTATTGGCCATTCTCAGCCTCTGACCTTTATAACTGGAAAACTCATAATCCTTCCTTTGCTAAAGACCCTGTAGCTTTAACCTCTCTGATTGAATCTATTCTAGTGACTCACCAGCCaaggagaaacaaaaagttcTCTTGGAAGCTCGCAAAAATGTACCAGGGGATGATGGGCGACCTACCCAACTCCCAAATTTGA